ACCTCCCCCCGCGTGAAATCGCCTGGCCAACGGGACTTCAGGCGATTGAGGACGAGGCCGACCAGCTCTATCACCGGAAATTCCCGCTTTTGCTCATGGATCAGCAGGACGCCCTACTGAAAGCGGTTGAAAATGGCGATGTAAAAGCGCCGCGCTGGGCGGAGATCCCGGCGAAACTCTTTTTCAGCACGCATCTCATGTCCGATATCATTGCTGCTTATTACGCCCACCCCGTGGCGTGGAGTGAAATCGGCTATGGCGGCCCGGCAAGTCCGCGCGGCTATGTCCGGATGCATGCCAATGAGCGTGACCCGTGGGAAGCGGCTTCAGCGGAAGATGGTCACGTCAGCAAAGTGCGAAAGATCAATCAGAATGTCCGCTGATCCGATGGCCACGCCACGCGGCATAAATGGACAGGCACCAGATGTGTTTCATCGTGGCCGCTGGATTCCGATGCAGTGCCACCGGGACACGGATGAGGTGGATTTTGTTGTGGTTGGGACCGGTGCCGGTGGCGGGCCGTTGATCGCGCGGCTGGCGGAGATGGGTTATTCCGTCGTGGGTTTTGATGCGGGCGCGTGGTTCCGCCCGTTGGAGGATTTCGCGTCGGACGAAACAAGTCAAAGCCAGCTTTTCTGGACGGATAACCGCCTCGTTACCGGGGACAACCCCATCGCTATGGGTAAGAATAATAGTGGCAAGGCCGTCGGGGGCTCAACCGTGC
This genomic stretch from Candidatus Kirkpatrickella diaphorinae harbors:
- a CDS encoding gluconate 2-dehydrogenase subunit 3 family protein, whose translation is MTEHTPYPGYDVMRKRAGHSWNDATRAVIDARLAIKDRPEFFSPEAWDTLNAICDRIIPQPPSRPRIPLAAFIDRDLIEGNQPGFRHIDLPPREIAWPTGLQAIEDEADQLYHRKFPLLLMDQQDALLKAVENGDVKAPRWAEIPAKLFFSTHLMSDIIAAYYAHPVAWSEIGYGGPASPRGYVRMHANERDPWEAASAEDGHVSKVRKINQNVR